The Terriglobus roseus region TCTCCGCTCCCTGCCGTGTTGGCCTTTCGGTCTTCGGTACGTTCTCAGCGTGTTCCCAACCTGGACGCGTAGCTCAACTGGCAGAGCATTCGACTCTTAATCGACAGGTTGTAGGTTCGATTCCTACCGCGTCCACCATTCAATCAACAACTTACAACCTTGCTCGTATGAGCATTCGATTTCCAGTCGACACATCCGATCAGATGACTGGCTGTAAAGGCTTTAAAAGCAATGGTTTGAACGTTTCGAAAATTGGGCTATGACGCTATGTCTTGTGCAGATGAGTTACGATCCCGGTTTGACATCCGTTCGCCGCTTCGTCAGAAGCGTTTGAGTTGGCCTTCCCAGCCTTAGAACCTCCGATCGTACCAGCGAATGGGGGGAGGTGCTTAAGTTCTAACGTCAGGAAGTTATTCGCGCGAATGGAGCGGGCCGACGAGAGTCTAAACGAACTGAGCCCGCGGCATGCTCTACGGTTAATGACCGGCTTTGTATTGCGTCTAGCGATTTGCGTTGGACGAGTTCACCTGAAGATCTATCCACTCAGCGAGAACCACACCATCCTCCGAGACTCAAGCTATTTGTGCCAGACGCTCGAAACGCGGCTAACGGTTCTCAGTGCGAGAGGACTCCGCGATTCGCCTCCCGAGGTTGCATGCTGAAGCCGTGCGTTCCTAGAGATGTGACTGATGGCGAACTGGGAGACCTGGACCTTGCAGTGGGTCCCTAGACCGACAACCTGCAACTTCCAAGCCTCCGCTTTTCACTTGTTGCTTGCAAAGTATTCAAGATGGCTGTTCCGTTTGGAGTTTCGAGCCCTGTGCAGGCATCCCATCCTTTGTTGGCGGCGTATCCGACAATCGTATTTGCGATACCGTTATCGCCCTTTACAACGTCAGTCAATGTGCCTGGGTTGGAATAGAGGAATGGGTTTATAAAACCGACATTCTTCTGTGTTGCTTGATTGATGACAGCAATGAGAGCGGACATGAGAGGAGCAACTGCGCTGGTGCCTCCGCCCGCATATTCAACGGAGTCGACTCGAACAAAATAGTTCGTAGCGCTCATCGCGATATCCGGGACTCCGCGACCCGGTCTTCCTCTGACGAGTGAATCTGGTAAACCTGCATTGAGTTGGTAGTCGGGTACGTCATAAGAGACACTTATACCGCCTCCGGAGGCCCACCCGCCACCATCTCGGCTATTCGTGTCGAACGGATTGCCGTCGTTACAAAGAACGTCGACACCGTTGCTGATTTGAGTGCCACCGCAGGCCAGTACGTATGGGTCGACCGCTGGGTGATCGACATGAATCACTTTGTCCCATTGGTTGGCTGGTAGGTCAGCGACTCCGTGATCACCCGAGGCGACACAGACGGTGATGCCTAAAGCAGCAGCATCTATGAAGAGGTCGTGATACGCGGACAGCTCTTGTCCACCGGCGCTTGCAGGCTCTGGTCCACCCGAGCTAATCGAAATGACATCGATCGATCGTTCCTGATCGTGAACGGCGGCGCGAATTGGGTCGAGGAAGCCCGCATCACCTTGGTTTGGGGCGAAGTAAACAAATATGTTTGCTCCTGGCGCACACGCTCCGATGATTTCGATATCGAGAGCAACTTCATCGTCATCGCCCCCTTCTTGTGTTGGCGAATTCGTCACATTGTCGACCGATACTTGAGTGATCTTCGGTAGCGGAATGCTGATTTCATCGAAGTAGATCTGCAAGTCAGCAACTCGATACCCTCCTCCCAATTCAATGATCGCTATCGATTGGCCCGTTCCGTCCAGCTTCCGGCCTTGGTACTGGGTCGGGAAGGAGTACCGGTTTGCGAAGTACGTCGGCGCCTCTCCGTTGTCGCCTCCCGGTCCGTCCAGAGCGGACACTCTAACCCGAGATGAGGCCCGTCTCTTGCGTCGCGTATCAAACCCAATAATCCCAACCACGAGACCCGCTAGTTCAGGTGGAATCTGTATCTCTCCTGTTCGGCCGCGGTAAGTCCCAGAGGCGTGTTGGTAGATCCGGATATTGGCAGGGAAAGCCTGTAGCAGGTCAGAAATTCGCCCCCTCACGATGACCGAACGGGACTGCTGGTTGCGATCGACAACTGTCAGATTGTGCCGTGATGCATACTGCTCGACTGCATCGAGATCCGCGGGATCGGCGCCATACCGCGTCGCTAGCTCTTCTCGCGAGAGATATGTACGTTCCGATAACTGTGTTTTAGCCGTCTCTTGTACAAGGCGCTCAAGTTCTTCCCGAGATCCCAAAGAACGGACTCGAACGATGAGACTGGCCATCTCGTTTGGGTCTACTGGTCCGACGAGGGTTGAATTGGGCAGAAGGGTCCGTTGACTTCCTTCAAGAGAAACAAATTTGGGCATAGGAACCTCACTCGCTTTCGCGGTCATTTTTTATGCATGAGCGGGACAATGCGGATCGACTGGTTCAACTCAATCGAGACGAAGAATCAGTACAGACGCGCGATAAGGGCGATTTACTTGGTTGCGAGAAGTCCTGGCCCGATGCATAGCGTTCCCAAGCCTTGCTTCAACGAAATAACAGCGTCGTGTTACTCGCAGTCGATGTATTCGTGGCCGGCGTGAAGAAGGCGATCTGCGCTCAGGCGGGTGTACTCAGCAGTGTGGATGTCTTGGTATTCACAGGGGGAATAGGAGCGCGTGCTGCTGTGATACGTGAGGCGAACGGTCTCACGTTGAGTTCGCGTAATCGCTACTTATCAGAACCGGAACGGCGGGAAGCAGAAGCCTTATCGAGAAGCCTCCATGCGGCTCAGGTAGAGGTCACTGGAGGACAACGTGACACGGTCCTACTTAGGTTCTATCTGGACAGCGACGCAACGCTTGTCTGAAGCCACACTGAACCCAAATGAAGCCGCCATTCATGTGTCATATCAAGCCGTGGAACTCTAGTTGGTCGAGCCACGTCGCGTGGTTGCGATCCTGCGATTCATCCACAAGCAGCCACTCTTCGTGCATAGCCCTAGACCAAGCCAGTGAAACTTGTCGCGGCCTTCGCATGCTGACCAGAGCTTGCAAAAACCTCTGTTTCAGGGGATCGGAAGCCCACTCAATCACCGAGTCGATCACCGTCGTTTGCGATAACTGACCAATGCTATGGGGAAGCGGCGGTAAGGGATTGTAGTAGGCTCTCGATCTCCACTGTCTCTCGATACGGCGGAGGAGGTTGGAGTTTCCTTGCATGGCGCTTTGGTTTGCCATAAGAATGACAACGAGAGTGTTGTCTCTTTTATCTGACCCGCGAGCTAGATGATGCTGTTCCTCATCCTTCCTTATTTGTGCGAGTCGGGGTGTTAAAACTTCCGCGGCCGGGATTTCAGAATTGGCTGACAAGAACTGTCCGAGTATGTTGAGCGTTGCATTTCGATGTTTTGAAGAATCCATCCAGCCATTGGGCAAACGATAGTCCTGTCTGTTCGATCCTGGGATCTCCCGCGCGTTGATAAAGAGGAACCATCTCTGATTCGAAGAGTTGATGATGCGCCGTATTTCAGCAGCTATTGAAACGACGCCACCCAACTCTTGCTCATCGTGAAAGCTGAAGAGAGGTGTCCAATCCATTTCTCCCAACCTGTGAAACGCAGCCTCTTGAAAGGCCTCAAACAGGTCGTCGGGATGATAGATGTCATTCATATCAAGCCAAAGGCAGTTAACGGCCGTCTCGTATTTGCGAAACACTTCGGCCGCTATTGACGCTACGCCTTCCTTCCCAGGATCCGCAGTCACAACAACCAAACTAGTTTGCAGATGATGAAGGGAAACTCGACTCCAGGTTTTTACTAGTCACCAGAGGAAGCTCTCACTCTCTCGGCCAGTAAATGGGCGATTGGGCACTAGTTCAGGTGCGTCAATGAGAGTAAACGCGTTTCTCAGAAGCAGCCGCTGCCGCGACTCCTGTTGGTCTTGATGCGCCTCATACCCACAGCGTCGATAAACCTGTCGATGTCGGTCATGGAGCAGACCAGAGTTCCGTCCGGCCTCTCGTAAGCAGACAGGGGCGCTCCAACTGCGATACAGTGATGAAACTATTCCCCGGCATCATGAGGCAAATCAAGATGAAGTGGATGCCATAAAAGCCTGGGTATCATGCCCTTTCCTGGGCACGGAAACCCTAACGCCGATCACCAACGCTCCGGCCTAGCTAGGGGCAAGATTGCAGCGCATGAGTTACGAAAACCGAGTCAATGGTTTTTGTGCGCTGCGCTTTGACATACAGTTTGCCTGCACGAACAACTAGGGATTTTTCAGGAGTGTCCCCAGAGCTTCCGGTCCATACAGTGGAGGTCATTGGGGTCGAAGTACGATCTCGTCCAGTGGTCGTTTGTATCGAGGAACCAAGCGGCACTGGCGGCGGCGTGGGCTAACGATGCAGGAGGTGTCTTCTTAACGTTGGTGGCCTTCGCACCCGCGGCCTCCGTCGCGTACTTGTCCAGGAAGTCGAAGTGGTCCACCAGTGCCAGGGCTTCGATCGCGAAACATTCGGCGATGTCGGAATCGTGAATGGTGATGAGATTGTCACCGTTCTTATGCTCGCCGCTATTCGCGAAATTGGATGAGCCGAGATACACGACGGGGTTCGGTCCGTTGATTCCGCAAACGATGAACTTGTGATGCACCTGATGATCTAGGCCGATGCTCGCAACCTGATTGAACGGAGGCGGCAACTGCGGCGAGCCCGGTTTACCCGTAACAAGCACGCCAGTTTTATTACGAGGGCTATACAACTGAATACCGTCCTTCGTGTCGGTGATGCCGTACGTGTATATGTCCTGGTTTTTATGGAGATCCTTGAGTTCGTTATAGACAGTGTTCTTTTCTCCGCTCAATTGCATGACTGCGAATAGGACATTACCAACGTAGGTGCGGCTGCTTTTCTCCTGCTGCACACGTTCTACGATTGCCTCAAGAATCTGATCGGCGTAGTCCTGAGTGTGTGGCGAAAAAGTGATTTCCGTCTGTGGTGTCTTCGCGGTCTTGATGGAGAATACGTTTTTGCCAAGGTCCGAATCTTCGAAGGCTGTCATCGAGACCTTATCTGTCCAAGCTTCTTCGAAGACCTTTGCATACTCTGAGGCCACCTTGGGATCGTTGAAGACTATGATGTGGTTCGAGTTCACATACAGGCCGTTCACCGAGAAATTCGTTGACCCACTTAGCACTTTGATCGGCTTGTTGTCTTTTGAGACGACCAAGACTTTGTCGTGGGCAAAACTGCCAAACTTGCCCCGCAGGATCGCTGCTCCTTTCTTAGCGGCTTTGTTGAACGCGGTCTCAAACTGATCCTCCGGTTTCGTACCTGCGGCATTGTGGTGGAGAGAGGCGTTGTCGAGGATGATTTGAATTCGGCCGACTTTGGCCAGCTTCAGCAGAATCGTGATCAAGTCCGGTTCGGTGAGATCGTATGCGAACATTTGGAGTGTTAAGGAGTCGTCCGCTAACACTTCGTTTGCGATCGCGAAAATCTTCTCTCTCGCGCTGTAGCCCAGCCATTTGTATTCGTCTTCGTAGGTGTACTGTTGTCCTTCTGCATTGGTGCCGGAAATCTCAGAGGTGTCGAAGATCAGGTCCTTACCTTTCGGACGGATCAAGGCCTTCTTCCCGAAGTGATTTAAAAACGCTTGAGATTGTACGAAGCCACGGGTGAAGCCTAACTCTACATCCCGCTTTACGAACGGGCCGACGTTTACTGTCACGTCCACGCTAAGTGTTGGATCGAGAGGTTTCATTGAGTTGTTTGAGTCGAAATATCGCGGCGTCACCGTGTAGGTGTAGGGACCTGTGAGGGGCTCTGTGCCTTGATGAAACGAACCCGGTACATCGAGCCAGCGAAACTTGCGGAACGGAGCATTGATCGAAGATCGAGCTGGCTGTGTAGCGTCCTGAGCATGGTCTGCAGGATGCTCAAACTGAAGATCGTTCAGCAGATAGTAAGGTGTATGTCCCTTCGGTTCGCACCGAATAGTGAACCCTGCAAGATTCTTCGCGGCCGCCTTGGTTGTGAAGTTGAACGCGAGCATCGTTTTGGCGTCACCGATGTACGCCTTGACTGAAAAAGATCCGTGGCTTGCAGTCTTGAAACTCATGATCGCGTCCTCCAACCGTCCTGATTCTTAGTGCGCCTCGCAATATAGCACTGGAAAGTTGAGCGTTAGATGAAATTTCTCTCTCAATCGAGTTTCTGTGGTGCTCGAATGCGATGGCTCAGAACGCACTTTGAAGGACAGGACGGCAACTCCGGGATCGTTGTTCTGTATGGGATTTAGCAGTCCGAAGTTGGCGTTGGAGACATCGTTGGACAGCAGTGTGGTGAAGTACGGATGATTGATCACATTGAATACATCCGAGCGCAATTGCCACCCAAGCGACTCATATAGGGCAAAGTGCTTGGCAATCGATATGTCTGTTGTGAGGAGTCGAGGGAAGCGGATATCCGTGATACGTGTGGAGCAATCGCGAATGTCATATGTGCTGAGGGCGGTGGACGGAAAGCCGATCGGTTGAGGATGGAATCGGTGAGGATATTGGACACGTGATGCACTGGTGCCGGACTTGCGATGGGGCAGGCGGTGCGACACGCTCAGACGAGCCCCGAGATCTTGCCTTCCAACGAATGATTTTGTCGATCCCATTCGGTAAGGTGAGTACCTATGGTGCAGTTGCTGCCGCTGCAGGATACCCTCGCTACCACCGTGCGGTGGCGCGACTACTGCACAACGCTCCAGTCGACCATTTGCCATGGCATCGTGTCGTCGGTGCGGGTGGCGAGATCAAGGTGCCAGGTGCGGGAGCAAGGGAACAACGCGTTCGGCTCAAACTTGAAGGTGTTGCGTTCGAGGGAAAGCGCATCGACATGGGGCGGTTTGAACATATATTCAAGCCGTGGGAAGTCTATGAATAGTCTTTGACTTGAAGTGATGTTGTTGGGCGTTGCATCTCCGAAAGGATGGTAGGTCGTACCGCACGTCTCAGATCACGTTGGCACGTGGAGTCTTGGCAAGAAAACGTTCGGAAAGCGTCCGAAATGTTATGGAATAACGCAGAGATTCCTGAGCTGGTACGCTGTGCTCCCAGAGCAATCGTGCTTCGCCTGAGAGGATGTAGATCGAGCGTGGTTCCAGATCGAAGGAGACCCTATCCCAACCGCCCTTTGTGGATCTGCGAAACCTCATTGTGGCCGGGCTAAGAAGTGAGATACCGGCGATGATTCCGAATTCAGGTTTGTCTTTGTGCCATCCGATCCCGGCGCCAGGCCTATATTCATTCACCCCGACCTGCTGAAACTGTTCCGAAGCCACGTTTGCGAAGGCCGCCACACGAGGAACAAGTTCTTGGATGAATCGGGGGAATGCCGGGGCAGGATCAACAGTTCGGCGTCCGAAGTCGTACTTCAAACCAAAACTGGTAACTCTGCGATTCCCCAAATGGCCTTGAAATTCGAATGGCCTCAAGTCCAACGCAGATAACTCTATTGCAAGATCCCTCTCTTCTTTAAAGGAAAGAAACTCCTTCCTATACCGGAATCCCGAGAGTGCTTCGTTCGCCGTCGGTTCGGTTTCTCCGAACAGTGCGACTTGTTTTTCCATCTTCCATTCCCTCAGAGTTCAGGGGCCTGTTCGGAGTGTTAGGGATTCAACAGATCTTGCCAGTTCCGAGGCACTCTGCCTTTCGGTCCTGGGACGCCTTGATGGACAGGATGGTGATCGGGGCGAGCTAAAAGAGGGCCTGCGATGGCTTGCTTCTTGGTGTAATCCCAGAACCAGTCCTCTCCGGGTTCGAAACTCTGCATGATTGGATGTCCTGTTGCTTCAAAGTGCTTCGTCGCATGCTGCTTCGGTGAGTTGTCACAGCAGCCGACGTGACCACATAAGGCACAGCGACGGAGGTGTAGCCACCATCCGCCTTCACGCTCACAATCGGCACAGCCTGGACCACTTGGAGGGACTTTCTCGTCGATTCCGTGCATGACTGACTCCTAGTTCGAATCGTAGCGGAGGATGCCGGATCGTTCTATTTGATTCCGGATGTGACGTTTCCGCAGCGCTCTCGACCTTCTTTTGGAGTCATCGAGAGCTACTGATCTCTTTCATTAACATTAGGTACACCGATCCGACCACCTCCTGGACGCTAGCGAAGAAATCTGCGCATGTCATGCACAGAGATTCAGAGTTCGCCCTTCTTCATCTGGGTCACAGCATAATCGCAGGCTCGCGCTGTCATAGCCATGTAAGTAAGCGACGGATTCTGACAGGCTGACGACGCCATGAATGAGCCGTCGGTCACAAACAGGTTGGGAACGTCATGTGCCTGATTGTGAGAATTCAGAACAGATGTTTTTGGATCGTGTCCCATGCGGGCGCTGCCCATCTCGTGAATACATTCGCCCGGTATTGAGGGAACGGTACTCATCACGATGTCTTTTACCCCGGTTGCTTCCAGCATTTCTGCGGCTGTAACTTGCGCATCTTTAAAGATTGCAAGTTCATTGGGGCCCCATCTGTGGTTGACCTTGATGGTTGGAATTCCCCACGCGTCTACCTTGTCGTGGTTGAGCTCCATATAGTTGCTGTGGTTGGGAAGGCATTCTCCCCAGGCACCGATGTTGATATGCCACGGGCCTGGATCCCGTAGTGCGTTTTTAAACTCGACCCCGAAGCCCGGCATGTCTGCGCCGCGCGACCAGGTTTCGCGGGCGGCGCGTCCTTGGAAGCCATACCCGCGCACAAAGTCTGGATGTTTGTCGTGAATGTTTCGAAAGCGGGGGATATAGATCCCATTGGGTCGATTGCCCAATTGCACGTGATCTTCAAAGCCGGGCAGCCTTCCACTCGCGCCGCTATGGAAGATGTGGTCCATCAGGTTATGTCCCAGTTCGCCGCTTGAATTTGCGAGTCCGTTTGGAAATTCGGAGGTAGCCGAGTTCATGAGGATGCGTGCCGATTCGAGCGTGGATGCGCATAGGAAGATCAGCTTCGCATGGAACTCCATCGTCTGGCGAGTGTCTGCATCGATGATGCGAACACCTGTGACGCGGCGTGTTGCCGGATCAAAGATCAAGCTGTGGACCACGCTCATGGGACGCAACGTTAGCTTGCCGGTGGCTTGTGCCGCAGGCAATGTGGAGTTGATGCTGCTGAAGTAGGACCGTGTAATACAGCCGTGATCGCACGGGCCGCACTGGTGGCATGCGTAGCGGCCCTTATGGTCTACCGTCAGGATCGCGGTCCGGCCAATCGTCACTTTGCGCTGTGGGAATTTCGCCTCGACTGCGTGCTTCATTGCAATCTCACCGCAGTTCATTTCAAAGGGAGGAAGAAACTTGCCGTCAGGCAGTTGCGGTAAGCCTTCGGCCTGTCCGCTGACGCCGATGAAATCTTCCACGTAGTCGTACCAGGGTTCAATATCCTTGTAGCGGATTGGCCAATCGACGCCATGCCCGTCCTTGCTGTTGGCTTCGAAGTCGATGTCGCTCCAGCGGTACGACTGCCGGCCCCACATCACGGAACGACCGCCCACATGGCGTCCACGCAGAAAGAGATAGGGTGCGTCCGCTGGTGTGGTGTATGGGTTGTCAACGTCGTTGACGAAGAACTTGGAGTTCCACTCGTCACCGATGTGGCGCTGCATGGGTTGGTAGACCTCTTCGTATTTACGATCGCGCAGCCCACGGAACTTTACTTCCCACACAGGCAGATGGTCGACGTAGTCGCGCTCGGGGATGATGGTCTGTCCTGCTTCGAGCACAAGCGTCTGCATGCCCTTTTCGGTAAGCTCTTTCGCAGCCCAGCCGCCGCTCATGCCGGAACCGATCACGATTGCATCAAAGGTATTCGTCTTCAAAGTGACTATGTTCACGAGCGGGCCTCCGAAAGTGGTGCGCATCCCGCATGCTTCGGCGGGATGATTGAGGCTCCAAGTTCTTTTAAGAAGCCAATCTCAGATGTGTAGTAACCCACGATCGTGAGGCGTTTCACGGTGTAGAAGAAGTTTGCGGGAGGTTGGGCAGACTTGGTCTTTTGCGCAAGTTTCGAAGTCCGCACGTACGCCATCGCTTCGTTGTCCCAGCCCTTCATCAGTTGCGTCTGCTGCGCGGCGGAGCATTGCACGAACGTTTTTCCGAACTGCTTCTGGCTTGCGGCATCCGCGTCGGCGATGCCCTGCAGAAACCGTTCGGTATCCGGCTTGTCATACCACTCGGTGAGCAACAGATCGATGAACTCATTCACCTTTGCACCCTTTGCGCCTGGTGTGGCTGTTTCCGGGATGATCAACTCGCTGATGGTTGTGATGGTTTCATTCTGATGCGCATTCAATGTTCTCAAGCCCACAGTGGGGCCGACTTCTGCCCGGGCTTGTTGAAGAGACTGGAGCATCTCCAATGGCAGTGAAGATACGACTGCTGCTGAGGTCAGCAGGCGGAGAACATCTCGTCGTTGCATGGATCGACTCCTTTTGATTTTGCGTAGTAGCTCAAAGCCGCACTGCTGCTACACATCGCAACGGTTGACCGCTTGCAGCAGGGCTGCGTACGGATCGCCAAGTGGTTTGAATTCGTGCGCAACGTAACCATTGAAACCAGTGGCTGCGATGCCGCGCATCACCCCATCCCACTGCACTTCCTGCATGTCATTGAGGTCGTTCCGGCCGGGAACGCCGCCGGTGTGAAAGTGACCGATCCACTTGATGTTCTTTGTGATGGTGGCGATCAGATCACCTTCCATGATTTGCATGTGATAGATGTCGTAAAGCAATTTGCAGCTGGGTGAGTTGACCTGCTCCATGACCTGCGCTCCCCACTCTGTATGGTCCGCCATGTAGTCCTTGTGGTTGACCTTACTATTGAGGAGTTCGAGGCACAGGGTGATGTTGGCGTCTTCCATCATGTGTTTGACTCGGTTGAGACCGATGATGGTGTTCTTTGCGCCTTCTTCATCAGACATACCGTTTCTGTTGCCGGAGAACGTGATGAGATTCGGTACGCCCGCTTTGACCGCGAGCGGGATGGTCTGGCGAAGAGCTGCTTCGATTGGCGCGTGATTTTCAGTCCTGTTCAGGCCATCCTTGATGGTTCCCGCGCCTGCGTAGCCCATGGCGCAGGTGAGCCCGTACTTCTTAGGGGTTTCGAAGTCTGCGGGCTGCAACAGGTCGATACCCTTCAGGCCGATGTGAGCGCCATAGCGGCAGAGTTCATCGACGGTAAGTCCGGGATAGGGTCCTTTACAAACCGATTGCCTGATTCGACCCTTGCGAACAATGGGAGCATCCTTATCCTCGACCTTCTGGCCTGACGACGAAGATGGGCTGGCGGCAAATGCTGCCGCAGCCAAGCCACTCTGGAGCATGGCCCGACGAGATAC contains the following coding sequences:
- a CDS encoding S53 family peptidase, yielding MTAKASEVPMPKFVSLEGSQRTLLPNSTLVGPVDPNEMASLIVRVRSLGSREELERLVQETAKTQLSERTYLSREELATRYGADPADLDAVEQYASRHNLTVVDRNQQSRSVIVRGRISDLLQAFPANIRIYQHASGTYRGRTGEIQIPPELAGLVVGIIGFDTRRKRRASSRVRVSALDGPGGDNGEAPTYFANRYSFPTQYQGRKLDGTGQSIAIIELGGGYRVADLQIYFDEISIPLPKITQVSVDNVTNSPTQEGGDDDEVALDIEIIGACAPGANIFVYFAPNQGDAGFLDPIRAAVHDQERSIDVISISSGGPEPASAGGQELSAYHDLFIDAAALGITVCVASGDHGVADLPANQWDKVIHVDHPAVDPYVLACGGTQISNGVDVLCNDGNPFDTNSRDGGGWASGGGISVSYDVPDYQLNAGLPDSLVRGRPGRGVPDIAMSATNYFVRVDSVEYAGGGTSAVAPLMSALIAVINQATQKNVGFINPFLYSNPGTLTDVVKGDNGIANTIVGYAANKGWDACTGLETPNGTAILNTLQATSEKRRLGSCRLSV
- a CDS encoding pantoate--beta-alanine ligase, whose translation is MLLAVDVFVAGVKKAICAQAGVLSSVDVLVFTGGIGARAAVIREANGLTLSSRNRYLSEPERREAEALSRSLHAAQVEVTGGQRDTVLLRFYLDSDATLV
- a CDS encoding phospholipase D-like domain-containing protein, giving the protein MKPLDPTLSVDVTVNVGPFVKRDVELGFTRGFVQSQAFLNHFGKKALIRPKGKDLIFDTSEISGTNAEGQQYTYEDEYKWLGYSAREKIFAIANEVLADDSLTLQMFAYDLTEPDLITILLKLAKVGRIQIILDNASLHHNAAGTKPEDQFETAFNKAAKKGAAILRGKFGSFAHDKVLVVSKDNKPIKVLSGSTNFSVNGLYVNSNHIIVFNDPKVASEYAKVFEEAWTDKVSMTAFEDSDLGKNVFSIKTAKTPQTEITFSPHTQDYADQILEAIVERVQQEKSSRTYVGNVLFAVMQLSGEKNTVYNELKDLHKNQDIYTYGITDTKDGIQLYSPRNKTGVLVTGKPGSPQLPPPFNQVASIGLDHQVHHKFIVCGINGPNPVVYLGSSNFANSGEHKNGDNLITIHDSDIAECFAIEALALVDHFDFLDKYATEAAGAKATNVKKTPPASLAHAAASAAWFLDTNDHWTRSYFDPNDLHCMDRKLWGHS
- a CDS encoding MGMT family protein, giving the protein MILSIPFGKVSTYGAVAAAAGYPRYHRAVARLLHNAPVDHLPWHRVVGAGGEIKVPGAGAREQRVRLKLEGVAFEGKRIDMGRFEHIFKPWEVYE
- a CDS encoding alpha-ketoglutarate-dependent dioxygenase AlkB, whose amino-acid sequence is MEKQVALFGETEPTANEALSGFRYRKEFLSFKEERDLAIELSALDLRPFEFQGHLGNRRVTSFGLKYDFGRRTVDPAPAFPRFIQELVPRVAAFANVASEQFQQVGVNEYRPGAGIGWHKDKPEFGIIAGISLLSPATMRFRRSTKGGWDRVSFDLEPRSIYILSGEARLLWEHSVPAQESLRYSITFRTLSERFLAKTPRANVI
- a CDS encoding UBP-type zinc finger domain-containing protein, encoding MHGIDEKVPPSGPGCADCEREGGWWLHLRRCALCGHVGCCDNSPKQHATKHFEATGHPIMQSFEPGEDWFWDYTKKQAIAGPLLARPDHHPVHQGVPGPKGRVPRNWQDLLNP
- a CDS encoding GMC oxidoreductase, with the translated sequence MNIVTLKTNTFDAIVIGSGMSGGWAAKELTEKGMQTLVLEAGQTIIPERDYVDHLPVWEVKFRGLRDRKYEEVYQPMQRHIGDEWNSKFFVNDVDNPYTTPADAPYLFLRGRHVGGRSVMWGRQSYRWSDIDFEANSKDGHGVDWPIRYKDIEPWYDYVEDFIGVSGQAEGLPQLPDGKFLPPFEMNCGEIAMKHAVEAKFPQRKVTIGRTAILTVDHKGRYACHQCGPCDHGCITRSYFSSINSTLPAAQATGKLTLRPMSVVHSLIFDPATRRVTGVRIIDADTRQTMEFHAKLIFLCASTLESARILMNSATSEFPNGLANSSGELGHNLMDHIFHSGASGRLPGFEDHVQLGNRPNGIYIPRFRNIHDKHPDFVRGYGFQGRAARETWSRGADMPGFGVEFKNALRDPGPWHINIGAWGECLPNHSNYMELNHDKVDAWGIPTIKVNHRWGPNELAIFKDAQVTAAEMLEATGVKDIVMSTVPSIPGECIHEMGSARMGHDPKTSVLNSHNQAHDVPNLFVTDGSFMASSACQNPSLTYMAMTARACDYAVTQMKKGEL
- a CDS encoding gluconate 2-dehydrogenase subunit 3 family protein — its product is MQRRDVLRLLTSAAVVSSLPLEMLQSLQQARAEVGPTVGLRTLNAHQNETITTISELIIPETATPGAKGAKVNEFIDLLLTEWYDKPDTERFLQGIADADAASQKQFGKTFVQCSAAQQTQLMKGWDNEAMAYVRTSKLAQKTKSAQPPANFFYTVKRLTIVGYYTSEIGFLKELGASIIPPKHAGCAPLSEARS
- a CDS encoding hydroxypyruvate isomerase family protein, producing the protein MALVSRRAMLQSGLAAAAFAASPSSSSGQKVEDKDAPIVRKGRIRQSVCKGPYPGLTVDELCRYGAHIGLKGIDLLQPADFETPKKYGLTCAMGYAGAGTIKDGLNRTENHAPIEAALRQTIPLAVKAGVPNLITFSGNRNGMSDEEGAKNTIIGLNRVKHMMEDANITLCLELLNSKVNHKDYMADHTEWGAQVMEQVNSPSCKLLYDIYHMQIMEGDLIATITKNIKWIGHFHTGGVPGRNDLNDMQEVQWDGVMRGIAATGFNGYVAHEFKPLGDPYAALLQAVNRCDV